A genomic segment from Kyrpidia tusciae DSM 2912 encodes:
- the yfkAB gene encoding radical SAM/CxCxxxxC motif protein YfkAB, producing MSAMSPTYDPWEALLSRDSQGEIRLSSIEVTVTGRCNLRCEHCAVGDTLTITEERPDIGPLLRRLDQIDHLTTLSITGGEPSYDRELIESTVLPLLRYAKNRGCQTQINTNLTLDVDRYLLIAPFVDVMHISYNYLTPEDFAVLTFAGLRRRPAPKTADTLFQRLEDNTRRLAEEGVFVSAESMISPRTQGRLTKIHRRLADLGVRRHEIHPLYPSDFARELPLLGLDDWRAEALALLDGRDPRVWILFGTFPFYPCSDDPRDRELLARIAREPGVTVRNDPDGRIRLNLNLLDGGIYVTDFADMGPIGNWHREPIRDAFERWRDQWRFTRFGCQCPHVGCLGPNVLVAEAYYPGVDFRRRRAPEESGWRGRYAITGVPVGERESGRGEGNPAKVADGCLNVDSPALG from the coding sequence ATGAGTGCGATGAGTCCGACGTACGACCCTTGGGAGGCGCTGTTGTCCCGGGATTCCCAGGGCGAGATCCGGCTGAGCAGCATCGAGGTCACGGTGACGGGCCGGTGTAATCTCCGCTGTGAACATTGCGCTGTGGGGGATACCTTGACCATTACAGAAGAGCGCCCGGATATCGGGCCTCTTTTGCGGCGGCTGGATCAGATCGATCATTTGACCACCCTCAGTATCACCGGCGGTGAACCCAGCTATGATCGCGAGTTGATCGAGTCCACCGTCCTTCCGCTGTTGCGCTATGCAAAGAATCGAGGCTGTCAAACACAAATCAACACAAACCTCACACTCGATGTGGATCGCTATCTCCTTATAGCGCCCTTCGTAGATGTCATGCATATTTCCTATAATTATTTGACGCCAGAGGATTTTGCGGTGCTGACCTTTGCGGGTCTTCGCCGACGGCCGGCCCCGAAAACCGCGGACACTCTGTTTCAGAGGCTGGAGGATAACACCCGACGACTGGCGGAAGAGGGGGTCTTCGTGTCGGCCGAGTCGATGATCAGCCCGCGGACTCAAGGAAGGCTGACGAAGATCCACCGCCGTCTCGCCGACCTGGGGGTTCGGCGGCATGAAATTCATCCCCTGTACCCCAGTGACTTCGCCCGGGAGTTGCCGTTGCTCGGCCTGGACGATTGGCGCGCCGAAGCCCTGGCGCTACTTGATGGACGAGATCCCCGGGTATGGATTCTGTTCGGAACCTTTCCCTTTTATCCGTGTAGCGACGACCCCCGGGACCGGGAACTTTTGGCGCGCATCGCCCGGGAGCCCGGGGTCACGGTGCGCAATGATCCGGATGGTCGAATCCGTCTCAATCTAAACCTCCTTGACGGCGGCATCTACGTGACCGATTTTGCCGACATGGGGCCGATCGGGAACTGGCACAGGGAGCCGATTCGGGACGCTTTCGAGCGATGGCGTGATCAATGGCGGTTCACCCGTTTCGGATGCCAATGCCCCCACGTTGGCTGTTTGGGCCCCAACGTTCTCGTGGCCGAGGCCTATTATCCCGGCGTTGATTTCCGCCGTCGCCGGGCTCCGGAGGAGAGCGGATGGCGGGGCCGGTATGCCATCACCGGGGTACCGGTCGGAGAGCGCGAATCAGGAAGGGGAGAAGGGAATCCAGCCAAAGTAGCTGATGGCTGTCTGAATGTCGATTCTCCCGCCCTGGGCTGA
- the spo0A gene encoding sporulation transcription factor Spo0A has product MTPIRVLIGDDNKEFAQLLQDYIDSLPDMQVIGLAFNGREVVDCIETLQPDVVILDIIMPVLDGIGVLEKVAPLERENMPKFIMLTAFGQEGITKRAVDLGAAYYILKPFDMEILANRIRQVSTGSAPGASSGAQSMGGGGWQGQGKRSVDSDITQIIHEIGVPAHIKGYQYLREAISMVYQDVEILGSITKVLYPRIAEKYNTTPSRVERAIRHAIEVAWGRGNVDAIGSVFGYTVNMGKSKPTNSEFIAMVADRLRLNARTG; this is encoded by the coding sequence GTGACACCTATTCGAGTATTGATCGGCGATGACAACAAAGAGTTCGCGCAGCTTCTTCAGGATTATATCGATAGCCTGCCGGATATGCAGGTGATCGGGCTGGCTTTTAACGGGCGAGAAGTGGTGGACTGCATCGAAACCCTTCAGCCCGATGTGGTGATTCTCGATATCATCATGCCTGTATTGGACGGAATTGGCGTTTTGGAAAAAGTGGCTCCCCTCGAAAGGGAAAACATGCCGAAATTCATCATGTTGACAGCCTTCGGTCAAGAAGGAATCACAAAACGAGCCGTCGATCTCGGGGCCGCCTATTACATTTTGAAACCTTTTGATATGGAGATTCTTGCGAATCGCATTCGCCAGGTCAGCACCGGCTCTGCACCAGGCGCCTCAAGCGGTGCGCAGTCGATGGGGGGAGGCGGCTGGCAAGGACAGGGAAAACGCAGCGTAGATTCAGACATCACCCAGATCATCCATGAAATTGGTGTCCCCGCGCATATTAAAGGATACCAATACCTGAGAGAAGCGATTTCCATGGTATATCAGGATGTGGAGATTCTAGGATCCATAACAAAGGTTCTCTACCCGCGAATCGCGGAGAAATATAACACCACGCCTTCCCGGGTGGAACGGGCCATCCGACATGCGATCGAGGTCGCTTGGGGAAGGGGTAACGTGGACGCGATTGGTTCGGTGTTCGGGTACACCGTCAACATGGGGAAAAGTAAACCCACGAATTCAGAATTCATCGCCATGGTCGCAGATCGTCTGCGCTTGAATGCCCGCACCGGTTAA
- a CDS encoding transposase, with product MKWTATRSGKVYGEWDEDGSTRTCHVCDYKVPEGIPPEVREWTCPECGTHHIRDENSSINGLEQVLKNLEVPGSGRLGDKIVVTTRRAWRFDGLGIHEMPGIVGGRVGDHAAGRQEIK from the coding sequence TTGAAGTGGACAGCAACCCGATCCGGGAAAGTGTACGGCGAGTGGGACGAAGACGGGTCCACCCGGACCTGCCACGTATGCGACTACAAAGTGCCGGAGGGGATTCCGCCGGAGGTTCGGGAGTGGACCTGTCCGGAGTGCGGGACGCACCACATCCGGGACGAGAATTCGTCGATCAACGGACTGGAACAAGTGCTGAAAAACTTGGAGGTGCCTGGCTCGGGCCGTCTGGGAGACAAAATAGTCGTTACGACCAGGCGGGCTTGGCGGTTCGACGGTCTAGGGATCCATGAGATGCCGGGGATTGTCGGCGGGCGGGTGGGAGATCACGCCGCTGGCCGCCAAGAAATCAAATGA
- a CDS encoding RNA-guided endonuclease InsQ/TnpB family protein — MPSVLKMLLEVDEHTAAILDGQSRIANWLYNHLLEEANTLREKFRSTQDPEAAKVLYTERGLRDRVPALKKERPFLRTVYSSVLKNAALRLSGAIRKYQKARREKGASSVGWPKFRSWKREWFSLQYDEPWKGYRLEGRKLEVSLGKVLDEGTGKEKQAQVTARLAEPLPDWFEAGMVRQLRIVKEGKLFYAVFTVRRPVPARRSVGRVIAIDPNHKNLGYGVGTDGVATEIQNPWFLKILDRRIDELKSLRDRCKRKSVRVVREDGTEAWLPSRRWRKLNERLDELWRVRREQTKTYLRTVANRLYREYDGVFVGDYTPQGGGISRGMRRAMNNRR, encoded by the coding sequence ATGCCATCCGTCCTGAAAATGCTTCTGGAAGTGGATGAACACACGGCGGCGATTCTGGACGGGCAGTCGCGAATCGCCAACTGGCTGTATAATCACCTTCTCGAAGAGGCGAACACCCTGCGGGAGAAGTTCCGGAGCACCCAGGACCCGGAAGCGGCCAAGGTGCTGTACACCGAACGCGGCTTGCGGGACCGGGTTCCGGCGCTGAAGAAGGAGCGCCCGTTCCTGCGGACGGTGTATTCGTCGGTGCTGAAGAACGCGGCCCTGCGGCTGAGCGGAGCGATCCGGAAATACCAGAAGGCCCGCCGCGAAAAGGGGGCATCGAGCGTCGGCTGGCCGAAGTTCCGGTCGTGGAAGCGGGAATGGTTCTCCCTGCAATACGACGAGCCGTGGAAGGGGTACCGGTTGGAGGGCCGGAAGCTGGAGGTGTCCCTGGGGAAGGTGCTGGACGAAGGAACGGGCAAAGAGAAGCAAGCCCAGGTGACGGCCCGGCTGGCGGAACCCTTGCCCGATTGGTTCGAGGCGGGAATGGTTCGCCAGCTTCGGATTGTCAAGGAAGGGAAGCTGTTTTACGCGGTCTTCACGGTCAGGCGGCCCGTGCCGGCCCGGCGGTCTGTGGGGCGGGTGATTGCGATTGACCCGAACCACAAGAACCTGGGCTACGGAGTGGGGACTGACGGGGTGGCGACGGAAATCCAAAACCCGTGGTTTCTCAAGATCCTGGACCGGCGAATCGACGAGCTAAAGTCCCTTCGGGACCGGTGCAAGAGGAAGTCCGTTCGGGTGGTGAGAGAAGATGGGACGGAGGCGTGGCTGCCTTCGCGGCGGTGGCGGAAGCTGAACGAGCGGCTGGACGAGCTGTGGCGGGTACGCCGAGAACAGACGAAGACGTACCTGCGGACGGTGGCCAACCGGCTGTACCGGGAGTACGACGGGGTGTTCGTGGGGGACTATACGCCGCAGGGCGGGGGAATCAGCCGGGGGATGCGCCGGGCGATGAACAACCGTCGCTGA
- the spoIVB gene encoding SpoIVB peptidase translates to MAHQRRKWVGLLLATLVVVTCFCPPFSGWLRLPDSIETVVGSSVAVQAGGPSRLVPDAQSAIVVRNGTAGIWQVNGTQPGPAHMRLEVFGIPVRQMRVDVLPDWKVIPGGQSIGVRLRSKGIMIVGYNVIHTGEREISPGEQANIKVGDRIVEIDGHPVSTVEEAAQRIRQAGEANRDLDVTLIRQRQSFHVKVHPVYDRDQRTYRIGLYIRDSAAGVGTLTFYDPVNHVYGALGHVITDVDTGQPIEVGEGQVLNSSITSIDKGQNGQPGEKRGQMVDEHHVLGDVKENSSFGIFGHMAHPPDHGLYNQPIPVAPADQVHPGPAKILTVIEGQKVEAFNIEVVSVMKQRYPAIKSMVLKVTDPRLLAKTGGIVQGMSGSPILQDGRLIGAVTHVFINDPTQGYGVFAEWMMREATGHEAQDTVSAA, encoded by the coding sequence GTGGCACACCAGCGTCGGAAGTGGGTCGGTCTGCTATTGGCAACCCTGGTCGTCGTGACGTGCTTCTGTCCTCCGTTCAGCGGGTGGCTTCGTCTTCCTGATTCAATAGAAACCGTTGTGGGTTCGTCGGTGGCGGTGCAAGCCGGGGGACCCAGCCGTTTAGTGCCGGATGCGCAGAGCGCCATCGTCGTCCGGAACGGAACGGCAGGCATCTGGCAAGTCAATGGAACCCAACCGGGTCCGGCTCACATGCGTCTTGAGGTTTTCGGGATCCCTGTTCGACAAATGCGGGTTGACGTCCTGCCGGATTGGAAAGTGATCCCCGGCGGCCAATCCATCGGTGTCCGTCTGCGTTCAAAAGGGATCATGATCGTTGGGTACAATGTGATCCACACGGGCGAACGAGAAATTTCGCCCGGGGAACAGGCCAATATCAAAGTCGGGGACCGCATTGTCGAGATCGACGGCCACCCGGTGTCCACCGTTGAAGAGGCGGCGCAGAGGATTCGTCAAGCCGGCGAAGCGAACCGCGATCTCGATGTGACCTTGATCCGCCAGCGCCAATCCTTTCATGTCAAGGTGCACCCGGTGTACGATCGTGATCAGCGCACCTACCGAATCGGATTGTACATTCGGGATTCCGCCGCTGGCGTGGGCACCTTGACTTTCTACGACCCTGTGAATCACGTCTACGGCGCTTTGGGTCACGTCATCACCGACGTCGATACGGGACAGCCCATCGAGGTTGGCGAAGGGCAGGTGCTCAACTCCTCCATCACGTCCATTGACAAGGGGCAAAACGGACAGCCGGGAGAAAAACGAGGCCAAATGGTGGACGAACATCATGTGCTCGGCGACGTGAAGGAAAATTCATCATTTGGCATCTTTGGGCATATGGCCCATCCCCCGGATCACGGTCTCTACAATCAACCCATCCCCGTTGCCCCGGCGGATCAAGTTCACCCTGGCCCCGCTAAGATCCTGACGGTGATCGAGGGTCAGAAGGTCGAAGCCTTTAACATTGAAGTGGTCAGTGTCATGAAACAACGCTATCCGGCCATTAAGAGCATGGTTCTCAAAGTGACCGATCCCAGGCTACTGGCCAAAACCGGAGGCATTGTGCAAGGCATGTCCGGCAGCCCCATCCTGCAGGACGGCCGGCTGATCGGCGCCGTTACCCACGTGTTTATCAACGATCCCACCCAGGGGTACGGGGTTTTCGCCGAATGGATGATGCGGGAAGCGACAGGCCATGAGGCGCAAGACACCGTCTCTGCGGCCTGA